The Pseudomonas sp. HOU2 DNA window GGATAAATGTATTGTTTTGACAGGTTTTTAAACTGGAGGGATTCAAATGTTTTTCAGGCGGGGGAAGTATAACTTCCATCCGTGGAAGTTAATGATTCAAAACAATAATGTTCTCAGGCGTGATTCAGGAACTTGCTGAGAAACTGTTGGGTGCGTTCTTCTTTCGGATTGGCAAACAACGCCTTGGCTTCGCCTTGTTCGACGATCACGCCCTTGTCGAAAAACACCACACGGTTGGCCACGTCGCGGGCAAAACCCATTTCGTGGGTGACGATGACCATGGTGCGTTTTTCTTCAGCGAGACCGCGAATGGTCGCCAGCACCTCGCCCACCAGCTCCGGGTCGAGGGCCGAGGTCGGCTCGTCGAACAGGATCACTTCCGGCTCCATCGCCAGCGCCCGGGCAATCGCCACGCGCTGCTGCTGACCGCCGGACAGACGACGCGGATAAGCATCTTCCTTGCCGGCCAGACCGACCTTGGCCAGCAGCTTCATGCCCAGGGCAACGGCTTGCTCGCGCGGCATCTTCTTGACCACGATCGGCCCTTCGATGACGTTTTCCAGCGCCGTGCGGTGGGGGAACAGGTTGAAGTTCTGGAACACGAAGCCCACGTGCTGACGCAGGTTGCGCACCAGGCTCTGTTGCTGGCTCAGCGGGCGGCTGGTATCGATCTCGATATCGCCGACCTTGATCCGGCCGCTGGTGGGTTGTTCAAGGAAATTCAGGCAGCGCAGGAACGTGGTCTTGCCCGAACCGCTGGGGCCGATGATGGCCACGACCTCACCTTCCTTCACCTCAAGATCGATGCCTTTGAGCACCTCTTGACCCTTGAACTGCTTGGTCAGTTTTTCCACGACAATCATGGGCTCAGGACTCCTGGTCATGCCGATTGGCCCGCTCTTCCAACTTGTTCTGCAGGTGCGACAGCACCGTGGCCAGAATCCAGTAGATCAGCGCGGCGGCAAGATACATGGTGAAGACTTCAAAAGTCCGGGCGGTAATCAGTTGCGCCTGGCGGAACAGTTCCGGCACCTGAATGGTGGCGGCCAGTGCCGTGTCCTTGACCAGCGAAATGAAGCTGTTGCCCAGCGGCGGCAGCGCCGTGCGCATGGCCTGCGGCAGGATGGCCCGGCGCAGGGTTTGCGCACGGGTCATGCCGATGCTCGCAGCGGCTTCCCACTGGCCGCGCTCGATCGAACCGATCGCCGCACGCAGGATTTCACAGGCGTAGGCAGCCATGTTCAGCGAGAAGCCGATCAGCGCCGCCGGCAGCGGATCCAGTTCCAGACCCAATTGCGGCAAGCCGTAATAGATCACGAACAGTTGCACCAGCAACGGCGTGCCGCGAAAGAACGACACATAGATGCGGGCAATCCAGCTCACCAGTTTGAAGCGCGACAGGCGCATCAAGGCCAGGCCGAAGCCCAGCAGCAAGCCGAAGAACATGCCGCCCAGACTGAGGATGACCGTGTAATACGCGCCCTTGAGCAGAAAGGGCGCGGAGTCCAGTGCGAGTTGGAAAGCTTCTTCCATTATTTGGTGACGTCAGCGTTGAAGTATTTCTTCGACAGCTTCTCAAGGGTACCGTCGGCACGCAGTTCGTCGAGCGCCTTGTTCACCGCCGCCAGCAGCTCAGGCTCGCCTTTGCGCAGGGCGATACCGGATTCCTGACGGGAGAACGCTTCACCGGCAGCCACGGTTTTCGGGGCTTTCTTGGCGTATTCAAGTGCAGCCAGACGGTCGATCAGGATCGCGTCAGTGCGACCGTTGTTCAGGTCGGCGAACTTGGTCGGATCATCGTCGTAGGTACGCACGTCAGCGCCCGGCACGTTGGCGCGGACCCATTGCTCGTAGTTGGTGCCCAGGCCGACACCGACTTTCTTGCCGGACAGATCGGCGGCAGTCTTGATGTTCAACTTGGCTTCCTTGTCCTTCAGCACCAGCGCCTGAATCCCGGAAACGGTGTACGGCTCGGAGAAGTCATACTTCTTCTTGCGCTCGTCGGAGATGGTCACTTGGTTGACCACGACGTCGAGACGTTTGGATTCCAGTGCAGCGAGGATACCGTCCCACTTGGTCGGCTGAATCTTGGCTTTTACGCCGAGTTTCTGCGCCAGGGCTTCGGAGAGTTCGACTTCGAAACCGGACAGCTTGCCGTCGGCATCAACGAAACTGAACGGTGGGTAAGTGCCTTCCAGGCCGACGTTGATAACGCCCTTGTCCTTGATCTGTTGCAGCTGCTCACCGGCGGATGCCTGGCCGATCAGGCCTGCGCTCAGTGCAAGGCCCAGCGAACCTACCAGCAGATTGCGACGTAGTGCGGAAAAATTCATGACAAGCCCCTGTGTTTTCTTATGGAAGACGCTTAAGGAAAGTTGGCG harbors:
- the tcyN gene encoding L-cystine ABC transporter ATP-binding protein TcyN, which produces MIVVEKLTKQFKGQEVLKGIDLEVKEGEVVAIIGPSGSGKTTFLRCLNFLEQPTSGRIKVGDIEIDTSRPLSQQQSLVRNLRQHVGFVFQNFNLFPHRTALENVIEGPIVVKKMPREQAVALGMKLLAKVGLAGKEDAYPRRLSGGQQQRVAIARALAMEPEVILFDEPTSALDPELVGEVLATIRGLAEEKRTMVIVTHEMGFARDVANRVVFFDKGVIVEQGEAKALFANPKEERTQQFLSKFLNHA
- the tcyL gene encoding cystine ABC transporter permease; translated protein: MEEAFQLALDSAPFLLKGAYYTVILSLGGMFFGLLLGFGLALMRLSRFKLVSWIARIYVSFFRGTPLLVQLFVIYYGLPQLGLELDPLPAALIGFSLNMAAYACEILRAAIGSIERGQWEAAASIGMTRAQTLRRAILPQAMRTALPPLGNSFISLVKDTALAATIQVPELFRQAQLITARTFEVFTMYLAAALIYWILATVLSHLQNKLEERANRHDQES
- the tcyJ gene encoding cystine ABC transporter substrate-binding protein translates to MNFSALRRNLLVGSLGLALSAGLIGQASAGEQLQQIKDKGVINVGLEGTYPPFSFVDADGKLSGFEVELSEALAQKLGVKAKIQPTKWDGILAALESKRLDVVVNQVTISDERKKKYDFSEPYTVSGIQALVLKDKEAKLNIKTAADLSGKKVGVGLGTNYEQWVRANVPGADVRTYDDDPTKFADLNNGRTDAILIDRLAALEYAKKAPKTVAAGEAFSRQESGIALRKGEPELLAAVNKALDELRADGTLEKLSKKYFNADVTK